The Zalophus californianus isolate mZalCal1 chromosome 8, mZalCal1.pri.v2, whole genome shotgun sequence genome has a segment encoding these proteins:
- the ASXL1 gene encoding polycomb group protein ASXL1 isoform X7, with amino-acid sequence MKDKQKRKKERTWAEAARLVLENYSDAPMTPKQILQVIEAEGLKEMRSGTSPLACLNAMLHSNSRGGEGLFYKLPGRISLFTLKKDALQWSRSPAAVEGEEPEDTADVESCGSNEASTVSGENDVSLDETSSNASCSAESQSRPLSNPRDSYRASSQANKQKKKTGVMLPRVVLTPLKVNGAHVESASGQMKRNRGEEIDFETPGSILVNTNLRALINSRTFHALPAHFQQQLLFLLPEVDRQVGTDGLLRLSSSALNNEFFTHAAQSWRERLADGEFTHEMQVRIRQEMEKEKKVEQWKEKFFEDYYGQKLGLTKEESLHQKVAHEEADIKNDLHVPGESARPQRGPATRQRDGHFKKRSRPDLRTRARRNLYKKEPEQAGVTKDTQSVAPDIPLYKDGEAESDSAEAGSPHLPDTASVAPEPESTEFLTQPVASRTQTDPGDLARASVSPDRIPSLPQETADQEPKDQKRKSFEQAASASFPEKKPRLEDRQSFRNTIESVHAEKPQPTKEEPKVPPIRIQLSRIKPPWVVKGQPTYQICPRIVPITESSCRGWTGARTLADIKARALQVRGARGHHCHREAATTAIGGGGGPGGGGDGATDEGGGRGGGSGDGGEACGHPEPSGAPGTPGECASDLQRTQLLPPCPLNGEHIQAGTALSRARREDLIALRKEESCARQRVPDVLTSGLEDASQLPVAPTGDQPCQALSPLSSQTPAPERSVEQCTLHLDVRTEHESGTASLGSDDEDRGPSLPPEGCPVQSLVGDVVLEGGPGQARDQDSIPTMKDPVNVTPSSPTEPPLAGCLQDRLCDEELGLGDSCPSMRESATRQEDLTTEALVSDGAAPWVPGLSKDEAVGQPGPDSREHVPSVEPQAVEEWEKAAPLIPALPGELTAGEGLGLPNHFPLLWTVPPRGSTDDSTGSDCKQVEGGKLKINGDSEALSPHGESTDTASDYEGHLSEDNSEADPNEATVVKRALVVDTDEKHSWNHSASLSKVNSDQSLVTRTDSMAAPQSWVSRVCAVPQKIPDSLLLASTEYQPRFMSLGRPGSSVEATNPLVMRLLQGNLPLEKVLPPAQVTGKPESPCLLLMKEQSLGGSLGVGSLQDLAENSCAVGKSSSRSLRASKEPLLPESLEASTGLARLEPTQAPGAPQKISKTVTSLDSLYPGTELTAASGKVEVDSKERFSPASSEDQKEACDMSQCGNSNAAPGRSPGNLTTSRAPCFSSLNAISLAPDQIGRALGNQNSAGGQGKKLFGPRNEAAALQQPRPVEPMPLPADAPPGFPSRKLGPSKNSVSGGVQTAREDWAPKPPPASVGSIKSEKTFAGGPLKANAENRNATGPGPRELVDHLQGMPFVLDLPFWKLPREPGKGPGQPLEPSSIPSQLNIKQAFYGKLSKLQLSSTSFNYSSSSPTFPKGLAGSVVQLSHKANFGASHSASLSLQMFTDSSTVESISLQCACSLKAMIMCQGCGAFCHDDCIGPSKLCVLCLVVR; translated from the exons AAGGACGCCCTGCAGTGGTCCCGCAGTCCGGCTGCAGTGGAGGGAGAAGAGCCGGAAGACACAGCCGACGTGGAGAGCTGTGGGTCTAACGAAGCCAGCACTGTGAGCGGTGAAAACGACG TTTCTCTTGATGAAACGTCATCGAATGCATCTTGTTCTGCAGAATCTCAAAGTCGGCCTCTTTCCAATCCCAGGGACAGCTACAGGGCTTCCTCACAG gcaaacaagcaaaagaaaaagactggGGTGATGCTGCCACGAGTTGTCCTGACTCCTCTGAAGGTAAACGGGGCCCACGTGGAATCGGCGTCAG GTCAGATGAAGCGCAACAGAGGGGAAGAGATAGATTTTGAGACGCCTGGGTCCATTCTTGTCAACACCAACCTCCGGGCCCTGATAAACTCTCGGACCTTCCATGCCCTGCCAGCCCACTTCCAGCAgcagctcctcttcctcctgcctgaAGTGGACAGACAG GTGGGGACAGATGGCCTCTTGCGTCTCAGCAGCAGTGCACTGAATAACGAGTTTTTCACTCATGCGGCCCAGAGCTGGCGGGAACGCCTGGCTGATG gtGAATTCACTCATGAGATGCAAGTCAGGATCCGACaggaaatggagaaggaaaagaaggtagAACAGTGGAAAGAAAAGTTCTTTGAAGACTACTATGGACAGAA ATTGGGTTTGACCAAAGAAGAGTCATTGCATCAGAAGGTGGCCCATGAGGAGGCTGACATCAAGAATGACTTGCATGTCCCAGGAGAATCAGCACGGCCACAGCGTGGTCCAGCCACCCGGCAGCGAGATGGGCATTTTAAGAAACGCTCTCGGCCAGATCTCCGAACCAGAGCCAGAAGGAATCTCTACAAAAAGGAGCCAGAACAAGCAGGGGTCACTAAAGACACACAGTCTGTGGCACCAGACATCCCCCTCTACAAGGATGGGGAGGCTGAGAGCGACTCAGCAGAGGCAGGCAGCCCTCATCTGCCTGACACGGCCTCTGTAGCACCCGAACCAGAGAGTACTGAATTCCTGACCCAACCTGTGGCTTCCCGGACGCAGACCGATCCAGGCGACCTGGCACGTGCCTCCGTGTCTCCAGACAGGATTCCCAGCTTGCCTCAGGAGACTGCGGATCAGGAACCCAAGGATCAGAAGAGGAAATCCTTTGAGCAGGCGGCCTCCGCATCCTTTCCCGAAAAGAAGCCCCGGCTTGAAGATCGTCAGTCCTTTCGTAACACAATTGAAAGTGTTCACGCCGAAAAGCCACAGCCCACCAAAGAGGAGCCCAAAGTCCCGCCCATCCGG ATTCAACTTTCACGTATCAAACCACCCTGGGTGGTTAAAGGTCAGCCCACTTACCAGATATGTCCCCGCATCGTCCCCATCACGGAGTCCTCCTGCCGGGGCTGGACTGGGGCCAGGACCCTCGCAGACATTAAAGCCCGTGCTCTGCAAGTCCGAGGGGCGAGAGGCCACCACTGTCATCGAGAGGCGGCCACCACTGCCATCGGAGGGGGGGGTGGCCCGGGTGGAGGTGGCGACGGGGCCACCGATGAGGGAGGTGGCAGAGGCGGcggcagtggtgatggtggtgaggcCTGTGGCCACCCTGAGCCCAGCGGAGCCCCGGGCACCCCTGGAGAGTGTGCGTCAGATCTACAGCGAACACAACTACTGCCGCCTTGTCCTCTGAATGGGGAGCATATCCAGGCTGGGACTGCCCTGTCCAGAGCCAGGAGAGAGGACCTGATTGCTCTCAGAAAGGAGGAGAGCTGCGCACGGCAGAGGGTTCCAGATGTCCTCACAAGTGGGCTGGAAGATGCCTCCCAACTCCCTGTTGCTCCCACTGGGGACCAGCCGTGTCAGGCTTTGTCCCCACTGTCCTCCCAAACCCCAGCCCCGGAGAGATCAGTTGAGCAGTGTACATTGCATCTAGATGTTAGAACTGAACACGAGTCTGGTACCGCTTCCTTGGGAAGCGATGATGAGGATCGAGGACCCTCTCTTCCCCCAGAGGGTTGTCCTGTGCAGTCTCTAGTGGGGGATGTTGTATTGGAAGGAGGACCTGGCCAAGCTCGAGACCAAGACAGTATCCCCACCATGAAGGATCCTGTGAATGTGACTCCTAGTTCCCCCACTGAACCACCATTGGCTGGTTGCCTGCAGGATAGACTGTGTGATGAGGAATTAGGACTTGGTGACTCATGCCCATCCATGAGGGAAAGTGCTACTAGACAAGAAGACTTGACAACTGAGGCCCTGGTCTCTGATGGTGCTGCTCCTTGGGTGCCTGGCTTGTCAAAGGATGAGGCAGTGGGACAGCCTGGACCAGACTCGAGGGAACATGTCCCATCTGTTGAGCCCCAGGCTGTGGAAGAGTGGGAGAAGGCTGCTCCCCTCATTCCTGCGTTACCTGGAGAGTTGACAGCTGGGGAGGGGCTAGGCCTCCCTAACCACTTCCCTTTGCTCTGGACAGTGCCACCTCGAGGGAGCACTGATGACAGCACTGGTAGCGACTGCAAACAGGTGGAAGGTGGAAAGTTGAAAATCAATGGAGACTCTGAAGCCCTGAGTCCTCATGGCGAGTCCACAGACACGGCTTCTGACTATGAAGGCCACCTGTCTGAGGACAACAGCGAGGCTGACCCCAATGAGGCCACCGTGGTGAAGAGAGCCTTGGTGGTGGACACAGATGAGAAACACAGTTGGAACCACTCTGCCTCACTCTCCAAAGTGAATAGTGACCAGAGTCTGGTTACAAGGACAGACAGCATGGCTGCTCCTCAGAGCTGGGTGTCTCGTGTATGTGCAGTCCCCCAAAAGATTCCAGATTCCCTGCTGCTGGCCAGCACCGAGTACCAGCCGAGGTTCATGTCTCTGGGTAGGCCTGGGTCCTCAGTGGAGGCCACTAACCCACTTGTGATGCGGTTGCTGCAGGGTAACTTGCCCCTAGAGAAGGTTCTTCCTCCAGCCCAAGTCACCGGCAAACCTGAATCCCCATGCCTCCTCCTTATGAAAGAGCAGAGCCTTGGCGGCTCCCTGGGAGTGGGATCTTTGCAGGATTTGGCAGAAAACAGTTGCGCAGTTGGCAAGAGCAGCTCCCGTTCTTTAAGAGCTTCAAAGGAGCCTCTTCTACCTGAAAGCCTCGAAGCAAGCACTGGTCTTGCCAGGCTGGAGCCCACCCAGGCTCCTGGAGCACCCCAGAAGATTTCCAAGACAGTCACAAGTCTAGACTCCCTCTATCCAGGGACAGAGCTGACAGCTGCCTCTGGGAAAGTAGAAGTGGATTCCAAAGAGCGGTTCTCTCCTGCTAGTTCGGAAGATCAGAAGGAAGCCTGTGACATGTCCCAGTGCGGTAATTCAAATGCTGCCCCAGGCAGAAGTCCTGGAAATCTCACTACCTCGAGAGCCCCTTGTTTCTCATCTTTAAACGCAATCTCCTTGGCTCCCGATCAGATAGGTCGGGCCCTGGGTAATCAGAACAGTGCTGGAGGCCAAGGGAAGAAGCTCTTTGGCCCCAGGAATGAGGCTGCAGCCCTTCAGCAACCCAGACCCGTAGAGCCAATGCCACTGCCCGCTGATGCCCCTCCTGGTTTTCCCAGTCGGAAGTTGGGGCCAAGCAAAAACTCTGTGTCCGGTGGGGTACAGACCGCCAGGGAAGACTGGGCTCCAAAGCCACCGCCTGCCTCTGTTGGCAGCATCAAGAGCGAGAAGACTTTTGCGGGGGGTCCTCTCAAGGCAAATGCCGAGAACAGAAACGCCACTGGGCCTGGTCCTCGGGAACTAGTGGATCACTTGCAGGGGATGCCCTTTGTCCTTGACCTGCCCTTCTGGAAATTACCCCGAGAGCCTGGGAAGGGGCCTGGTCAGCCTCTGGAGCCTTCCTCCATCCCCTCCCAACTCAATATCAAACAGGCATTTTATGGGAAGCTTTCCAAACTCCAGCTAAGTTCCACCAGCTTTAATTATTCCTCCAGCTCCCCCACCTTTCCCAAAGGCCTTGCTGGGAGTGTGGTGCAGCTGAGCCACAAAGCAAACTTTGGTGCGAGCCACAGCGCATCCCTTTCCTTGCAGATGTTCACTGACAGCAGCACGGTGGAAAGCATCTCGCTCCAGTGTGCGTGCAGCCTGAAAGCCATGATCATGTGTCAGGGCTGTGGTGCGTTCTGTCACGATGACTGTATTGGACCCTCAAAGCTCTGTGTATTGTGCCTTGTGGTGAGATAA
- the ASXL1 gene encoding polycomb group protein ASXL1 isoform X2, producing the protein MKDKQKRKKERTWAEAARLVLENYSDAPMTPKQILQVIEAEGLKEMSGTSPLACLNAMLHSNSRGGEGLFYKLPGRISLFTLKKDALQWSRSPAAVEGEEPEDTADVESCGSNEASTVSGENDVSLDETSSNASCSAESQSRPLSNPRDSYRASSQANKQKKKTGVMLPRVVLTPLKVNGAHVESASGFSGRHADGESGSPSSSSSGSLALGSAATRGQAEVARDPAPLLRGFRKPATGQMKRNRGEEIDFETPGSILVNTNLRALINSRTFHALPAHFQQQLLFLLPEVDRQVGTDGLLRLSSSALNNEFFTHAAQSWRERLADELIVWEASAWHITRFQIPRRKAGEFTHEMQVRIRQEMEKEKKVEQWKEKFFEDYYGQKLGLTKEESLHQKVAHEEADIKNDLHVPGESARPQRGPATRQRDGHFKKRSRPDLRTRARRNLYKKEPEQAGVTKDTQSVAPDIPLYKDGEAESDSAEAGSPHLPDTASVAPEPESTEFLTQPVASRTQTDPGDLARASVSPDRIPSLPQETADQEPKDQKRKSFEQAASASFPEKKPRLEDRQSFRNTIESVHAEKPQPTKEEPKVPPIRIQLSRIKPPWVVKGQPTYQICPRIVPITESSCRGWTGARTLADIKARALQVRGARGHHCHREAATTAIGGGGGPGGGGDGATDEGGGRGGGSGDGGEACGHPEPSGAPGTPGECASDLQRTQLLPPCPLNGEHIQAGTALSRARREDLIALRKEESCARQRVPDVLTSGLEDASQLPVAPTGDQPCQALSPLSSQTPAPERSVEQCTLHLDVRTEHESGTASLGSDDEDRGPSLPPEGCPVQSLVGDVVLEGGPGQARDQDSIPTMKDPVNVTPSSPTEPPLAGCLQDRLCDEELGLGDSCPSMRESATRQEDLTTEALVSDGAAPWVPGLSKDEAVGQPGPDSREHVPSVEPQAVEEWEKAAPLIPALPGELTAGEGLGLPNHFPLLWTVPPRGSTDDSTGSDCKQVEGGKLKINGDSEALSPHGESTDTASDYEGHLSEDNSEADPNEATVVKRALVVDTDEKHSWNHSASLSKVNSDQSLVTRTDSMAAPQSWVSRVCAVPQKIPDSLLLASTEYQPRFMSLGRPGSSVEATNPLVMRLLQGNLPLEKVLPPAQVTGKPESPCLLLMKEQSLGGSLGVGSLQDLAENSCAVGKSSSRSLRASKEPLLPESLEASTGLARLEPTQAPGAPQKISKTVTSLDSLYPGTELTAASGKVEVDSKERFSPASSEDQKEACDMSQCGNSNAAPGRSPGNLTTSRAPCFSSLNAISLAPDQIGRALGNQNSAGGQGKKLFGPRNEAAALQQPRPVEPMPLPADAPPGFPSRKLGPSKNSVSGGVQTAREDWAPKPPPASVGSIKSEKTFAGGPLKANAENRNATGPGPRELVDHLQGMPFVLDLPFWKLPREPGKGPGQPLEPSSIPSQLNIKQAFYGKLSKLQLSSTSFNYSSSSPTFPKGLAGSVVQLSHKANFGASHSASLSLQMFTDSSTVESISLQCACSLKAMIMCQGCGAFCHDDCIGPSKLCVLCLVVR; encoded by the exons AAGGACGCCCTGCAGTGGTCCCGCAGTCCGGCTGCAGTGGAGGGAGAAGAGCCGGAAGACACAGCCGACGTGGAGAGCTGTGGGTCTAACGAAGCCAGCACTGTGAGCGGTGAAAACGACG TTTCTCTTGATGAAACGTCATCGAATGCATCTTGTTCTGCAGAATCTCAAAGTCGGCCTCTTTCCAATCCCAGGGACAGCTACAGGGCTTCCTCACAG gcaaacaagcaaaagaaaaagactggGGTGATGCTGCCACGAGTTGTCCTGACTCCTCTGAAGGTAAACGGGGCCCACGTGGAATCGGCGTCAG GGTTCTCGGGCCGCCACGCCGATGGCGAGAGCGGCAGCCCgtccagcagcagcagcggctCTCTGGCCCTGGGCAGCGCTGCCACTCGTGGCCAGGCCGAGGTCGCCCGGGACCCTGCCCCGCTCCTGAGAGGCTTCCGGAAGCCGGCCACAG GTCAGATGAAGCGCAACAGAGGGGAAGAGATAGATTTTGAGACGCCTGGGTCCATTCTTGTCAACACCAACCTCCGGGCCCTGATAAACTCTCGGACCTTCCATGCCCTGCCAGCCCACTTCCAGCAgcagctcctcttcctcctgcctgaAGTGGACAGACAG GTGGGGACAGATGGCCTCTTGCGTCTCAGCAGCAGTGCACTGAATAACGAGTTTTTCACTCATGCGGCCCAGAGCTGGCGGGAACGCCTGGCTGATG aacTGATCGTGTGGGAAGcctctgcctggcacataacCAGATTCCAGATTCCCCGAAGGAAAGCAG gtGAATTCACTCATGAGATGCAAGTCAGGATCCGACaggaaatggagaaggaaaagaaggtagAACAGTGGAAAGAAAAGTTCTTTGAAGACTACTATGGACAGAA ATTGGGTTTGACCAAAGAAGAGTCATTGCATCAGAAGGTGGCCCATGAGGAGGCTGACATCAAGAATGACTTGCATGTCCCAGGAGAATCAGCACGGCCACAGCGTGGTCCAGCCACCCGGCAGCGAGATGGGCATTTTAAGAAACGCTCTCGGCCAGATCTCCGAACCAGAGCCAGAAGGAATCTCTACAAAAAGGAGCCAGAACAAGCAGGGGTCACTAAAGACACACAGTCTGTGGCACCAGACATCCCCCTCTACAAGGATGGGGAGGCTGAGAGCGACTCAGCAGAGGCAGGCAGCCCTCATCTGCCTGACACGGCCTCTGTAGCACCCGAACCAGAGAGTACTGAATTCCTGACCCAACCTGTGGCTTCCCGGACGCAGACCGATCCAGGCGACCTGGCACGTGCCTCCGTGTCTCCAGACAGGATTCCCAGCTTGCCTCAGGAGACTGCGGATCAGGAACCCAAGGATCAGAAGAGGAAATCCTTTGAGCAGGCGGCCTCCGCATCCTTTCCCGAAAAGAAGCCCCGGCTTGAAGATCGTCAGTCCTTTCGTAACACAATTGAAAGTGTTCACGCCGAAAAGCCACAGCCCACCAAAGAGGAGCCCAAAGTCCCGCCCATCCGG ATTCAACTTTCACGTATCAAACCACCCTGGGTGGTTAAAGGTCAGCCCACTTACCAGATATGTCCCCGCATCGTCCCCATCACGGAGTCCTCCTGCCGGGGCTGGACTGGGGCCAGGACCCTCGCAGACATTAAAGCCCGTGCTCTGCAAGTCCGAGGGGCGAGAGGCCACCACTGTCATCGAGAGGCGGCCACCACTGCCATCGGAGGGGGGGGTGGCCCGGGTGGAGGTGGCGACGGGGCCACCGATGAGGGAGGTGGCAGAGGCGGcggcagtggtgatggtggtgaggcCTGTGGCCACCCTGAGCCCAGCGGAGCCCCGGGCACCCCTGGAGAGTGTGCGTCAGATCTACAGCGAACACAACTACTGCCGCCTTGTCCTCTGAATGGGGAGCATATCCAGGCTGGGACTGCCCTGTCCAGAGCCAGGAGAGAGGACCTGATTGCTCTCAGAAAGGAGGAGAGCTGCGCACGGCAGAGGGTTCCAGATGTCCTCACAAGTGGGCTGGAAGATGCCTCCCAACTCCCTGTTGCTCCCACTGGGGACCAGCCGTGTCAGGCTTTGTCCCCACTGTCCTCCCAAACCCCAGCCCCGGAGAGATCAGTTGAGCAGTGTACATTGCATCTAGATGTTAGAACTGAACACGAGTCTGGTACCGCTTCCTTGGGAAGCGATGATGAGGATCGAGGACCCTCTCTTCCCCCAGAGGGTTGTCCTGTGCAGTCTCTAGTGGGGGATGTTGTATTGGAAGGAGGACCTGGCCAAGCTCGAGACCAAGACAGTATCCCCACCATGAAGGATCCTGTGAATGTGACTCCTAGTTCCCCCACTGAACCACCATTGGCTGGTTGCCTGCAGGATAGACTGTGTGATGAGGAATTAGGACTTGGTGACTCATGCCCATCCATGAGGGAAAGTGCTACTAGACAAGAAGACTTGACAACTGAGGCCCTGGTCTCTGATGGTGCTGCTCCTTGGGTGCCTGGCTTGTCAAAGGATGAGGCAGTGGGACAGCCTGGACCAGACTCGAGGGAACATGTCCCATCTGTTGAGCCCCAGGCTGTGGAAGAGTGGGAGAAGGCTGCTCCCCTCATTCCTGCGTTACCTGGAGAGTTGACAGCTGGGGAGGGGCTAGGCCTCCCTAACCACTTCCCTTTGCTCTGGACAGTGCCACCTCGAGGGAGCACTGATGACAGCACTGGTAGCGACTGCAAACAGGTGGAAGGTGGAAAGTTGAAAATCAATGGAGACTCTGAAGCCCTGAGTCCTCATGGCGAGTCCACAGACACGGCTTCTGACTATGAAGGCCACCTGTCTGAGGACAACAGCGAGGCTGACCCCAATGAGGCCACCGTGGTGAAGAGAGCCTTGGTGGTGGACACAGATGAGAAACACAGTTGGAACCACTCTGCCTCACTCTCCAAAGTGAATAGTGACCAGAGTCTGGTTACAAGGACAGACAGCATGGCTGCTCCTCAGAGCTGGGTGTCTCGTGTATGTGCAGTCCCCCAAAAGATTCCAGATTCCCTGCTGCTGGCCAGCACCGAGTACCAGCCGAGGTTCATGTCTCTGGGTAGGCCTGGGTCCTCAGTGGAGGCCACTAACCCACTTGTGATGCGGTTGCTGCAGGGTAACTTGCCCCTAGAGAAGGTTCTTCCTCCAGCCCAAGTCACCGGCAAACCTGAATCCCCATGCCTCCTCCTTATGAAAGAGCAGAGCCTTGGCGGCTCCCTGGGAGTGGGATCTTTGCAGGATTTGGCAGAAAACAGTTGCGCAGTTGGCAAGAGCAGCTCCCGTTCTTTAAGAGCTTCAAAGGAGCCTCTTCTACCTGAAAGCCTCGAAGCAAGCACTGGTCTTGCCAGGCTGGAGCCCACCCAGGCTCCTGGAGCACCCCAGAAGATTTCCAAGACAGTCACAAGTCTAGACTCCCTCTATCCAGGGACAGAGCTGACAGCTGCCTCTGGGAAAGTAGAAGTGGATTCCAAAGAGCGGTTCTCTCCTGCTAGTTCGGAAGATCAGAAGGAAGCCTGTGACATGTCCCAGTGCGGTAATTCAAATGCTGCCCCAGGCAGAAGTCCTGGAAATCTCACTACCTCGAGAGCCCCTTGTTTCTCATCTTTAAACGCAATCTCCTTGGCTCCCGATCAGATAGGTCGGGCCCTGGGTAATCAGAACAGTGCTGGAGGCCAAGGGAAGAAGCTCTTTGGCCCCAGGAATGAGGCTGCAGCCCTTCAGCAACCCAGACCCGTAGAGCCAATGCCACTGCCCGCTGATGCCCCTCCTGGTTTTCCCAGTCGGAAGTTGGGGCCAAGCAAAAACTCTGTGTCCGGTGGGGTACAGACCGCCAGGGAAGACTGGGCTCCAAAGCCACCGCCTGCCTCTGTTGGCAGCATCAAGAGCGAGAAGACTTTTGCGGGGGGTCCTCTCAAGGCAAATGCCGAGAACAGAAACGCCACTGGGCCTGGTCCTCGGGAACTAGTGGATCACTTGCAGGGGATGCCCTTTGTCCTTGACCTGCCCTTCTGGAAATTACCCCGAGAGCCTGGGAAGGGGCCTGGTCAGCCTCTGGAGCCTTCCTCCATCCCCTCCCAACTCAATATCAAACAGGCATTTTATGGGAAGCTTTCCAAACTCCAGCTAAGTTCCACCAGCTTTAATTATTCCTCCAGCTCCCCCACCTTTCCCAAAGGCCTTGCTGGGAGTGTGGTGCAGCTGAGCCACAAAGCAAACTTTGGTGCGAGCCACAGCGCATCCCTTTCCTTGCAGATGTTCACTGACAGCAGCACGGTGGAAAGCATCTCGCTCCAGTGTGCGTGCAGCCTGAAAGCCATGATCATGTGTCAGGGCTGTGGTGCGTTCTGTCACGATGACTGTATTGGACCCTCAAAGCTCTGTGTATTGTGCCTTGTGGTGAGATAA